The Deinococcus wulumuqiensis R12 genome has a window encoding:
- a CDS encoding DUF3105 domain-containing protein, which yields MPGARWWSGVVLGGLSLALLGCGPKPIEGLRSYEYLGGDQRSGVLTYGETPPVGGPYNPLWQTCALYTQPVYNEYAVHSLARGAVWVTYRPGLDAAEVEGLRTLLAGQPAALLSPYPNLPSPIVMTAWNRQLSVEKADDARLTRFLKEVLPENSAPEKGSPCSGGFGGTR from the coding sequence ATGCCGGGTGCGCGTTGGTGGTCGGGAGTGGTGCTGGGTGGGCTGTCGCTGGCCCTGCTGGGTTGCGGCCCCAAGCCTATCGAGGGGCTGCGAAGCTACGAGTATCTGGGCGGCGACCAGCGCAGCGGCGTGCTGACCTACGGTGAAACCCCGCCCGTCGGTGGCCCGTACAACCCGCTGTGGCAGACCTGCGCCCTCTACACGCAGCCGGTCTACAACGAGTACGCCGTCCATAGCCTCGCGCGGGGCGCGGTGTGGGTGACGTACCGGCCCGGCCTCGACGCCGCCGAGGTCGAGGGCCTCAGGACCCTGCTCGCCGGGCAACCCGCCGCGCTGCTCAGCCCTTACCCCAACCTGCCCTCGCCCATCGTCATGACGGCCTGGAACAGACAGCTCAGCGTGGAGAAGGCCGACGACGCCCGCTTGACCCGTTTCCTGAAAGAAGTGCTGCCGGAAAACAGCGCCCCGGAAAAGGGCAGCCCGTGCAGCGGCGGCTTCGGCGGCACCCGCTGA